From a single Fusobacterium ulcerans ATCC 49185 genomic region:
- a CDS encoding M20/M25/M40 family metallo-hydrolase: MNKKRMIENFLEMIKIHSPSNNERVYAEYLIKLLKELGGEIYLDNGYKNYGGNAPVIFAKFQGNLPEKGVTLAAHMDVIEPSSNVKPRIENNIIKTDGTTTLGGDDKAGIASIIEVLRTIKENKLNHRDIFVLLTPCEEAGMLGAKNIDWSSVPATMKPATNMLVIDNAGKAGLIAHTAPSKYGITFTFTGKKAHAGIEPEKGINAVCMAAHAISNMKIGRIDEFTTSNIGSIKSNFPTNVVSDYCIFTAELRGHSEEKIIEMLNNYEEACKNASILFGGKYTMEKSHDYPALKPKDDLKFAKEFAKIYEEIGIHSELKIIGGGSDSNILAKEGFNSIIIGVGMYDVHTVNEYLVTDDLFKTTEAILKYITK, from the coding sequence ATGAATAAAAAAAGAATGATAGAAAATTTCTTAGAAATGATAAAAATACACTCTCCTTCTAATAATGAAAGAGTATATGCTGAATATTTAATAAAACTTTTAAAAGAACTTGGTGGAGAAATCTATTTAGACAATGGATATAAAAATTATGGAGGAAATGCTCCTGTTATTTTTGCAAAATTTCAAGGAAACTTACCTGAAAAAGGAGTAACTTTAGCTGCTCATATGGATGTAATAGAACCATCCTCAAATGTAAAACCTAGAATAGAAAATAATATAATAAAAACTGATGGTACTACTACTTTAGGTGGAGATGACAAGGCGGGAATAGCTAGCATTATTGAAGTTCTAAGAACCATTAAAGAAAATAAATTAAATCATAGAGATATTTTTGTATTATTAACTCCTTGTGAAGAAGCTGGTATGCTTGGTGCTAAAAATATTGATTGGTCCTCTGTCCCTGCCACTATGAAACCAGCTACAAATATGCTTGTTATAGATAATGCTGGTAAGGCTGGACTCATTGCTCATACTGCCCCTAGTAAATATGGAATCACTTTTACATTTACTGGAAAAAAAGCTCATGCTGGAATAGAACCTGAAAAAGGAATTAATGCTGTATGTATGGCTGCTCATGCTATATCTAATATGAAAATAGGACGTATTGATGAATTTACTACTTCTAATATAGGAAGTATCAAATCTAATTTTCCAACTAATGTAGTTTCTGATTACTGCATATTTACTGCTGAATTAAGAGGCCATTCTGAAGAAAAGATTATTGAAATGTTAAATAATTATGAAGAAGCATGTAAAAATGCCTCTATTTTATTTGGTGGAAAGTATACTATGGAAAAAAGTCATGATTATCCTGCTCTCAAACCAAAAGATGATTTGAAATTTGCTAAAGAATTTGCTAAAATTTATGAAGAGATTGGTATTCACTCAGAACTAAAAATAATTGGTGGTGGATCTGACAGCAATATTCTAGCAAAAGAAGGTTTCAATTCTATAATCATTGGTGTTGGAATGTATGATGTTCATACTGTTAATGAATATCTTGTTACTGATGATTTATTTAAAACTACAGAGGCTATTTTAAAGTATATCACAAAATAA